In Ktedonobacteraceae bacterium, one genomic interval encodes:
- a CDS encoding phage tail protein has product MPDGVDTAPEGAPSGAQPGVFNDPYRAYNFKLVIQGVTEGHFTACSGLGVKVQVIKYREGGTNQVVHCIPGPVEYADITLRYGLTASHEVWDWLMTAVVGKVERKNVSILMLDSDGVSEVMRWDLINAWPSEWRGAPLDALNREVAIETLTLVYETLQRA; this is encoded by the coding sequence ATGCCTGATGGAGTAGATACAGCACCAGAAGGAGCGCCATCTGGTGCGCAACCAGGAGTCTTCAACGATCCCTATCGGGCCTATAACTTTAAACTCGTCATTCAGGGAGTCACGGAGGGACACTTTACGGCCTGCAGCGGGTTAGGCGTCAAAGTGCAGGTGATTAAGTACCGCGAGGGAGGAACCAACCAGGTGGTGCATTGCATCCCCGGTCCGGTGGAATACGCGGATATCACGCTGCGCTATGGCCTGACTGCCTCACACGAAGTCTGGGACTGGTTGATGACCGCCGTAGTAGGGAAAGTTGAGCGCAAGAATGTCTCTATCCTCATGCTCGATAGCGATGGGGTAAGTGAGGTGATGCGCTGGGACTTAATCAACGCGTGGCCCTCTGAGTGGCGTGGGGCGCCGCTTGACGCCTTGAATCGCGAGGTCGCCATCGAGACACTGACATTGGTGTATGAGACACTGCAACGAGCCTAG